One Gossypium hirsutum isolate 1008001.06 chromosome A08, Gossypium_hirsutum_v2.1, whole genome shotgun sequence genomic window, CAATGGCATGAACAATGATGGATAAATTTAGTTTCAGGGCCAAAGGTCTGCTGTACAACGTGGGATTTTAGCCATATGTAAACCACATTCAAAAGAATGACTTTTTTGTGTTTGCTTTAACAACACCAAATCCCCCACCTATCGAAATAAATCCAAAAGAGAAGGCTGTTGGGATGTAGGTGTGGCATGAGTAGCCCTTGAGGCTGAATTTGCTCCTCTACCGACCGCGGTTGAGGGTGGCGGTGCAAGTCTTGGAGCTGACTTGCTAGAACCAAATGTAGAACCAAGATCTGCTGGTTTCTGATTATTGTACAAACGGACCGGAACTGAAATCCCCTGGTTCTGTTTCAAGAATCCCATAGAGCTCTGGAGATTCCCATTGTCTGGGATTGTTGCATTTATCGTGGGATTTCTGTGATTAGGATGTGATATCTGCCCTGAGTTTTGGTTGTTGGTGAAGGACCAATTGCTGTTGTCAATGTGATAGTTCATGTCGTTTGGGATACTTGTGATGGAACTGGATCCAGACTTGTTAGTGGCCTGTCCCATGGTTGTGCCATTGTTCAAGGTCCCAGAACTGTTCAAGGCACTGGGTCGTGGAGGCCAGTTTGCAAAAGGATCTAAATCATCGAAATTTGATGGGGATGATGTTCCATTGCTTGATGAAGCAGGAGGCCACTCGGTGCCAACCGCAGGGCAAGAAGCATGCATTTGCTGGCTAGATATAGTGGACATAATGGGAGAATGAGATTGCCAAGGTGTTGGTTCACTTGATTTATACCCCAAAGTAGAGTGAATAGATAAGTTGGCTTTTGAAGGCTGGTGGGCAGTGGCAGTGGCAGTGGCAGCTCCTTGGTTGGTAGAGTCTCCGTCTTCACCCCATGGGGAGCAGCTTTTTGATGGAGCCGCAGTTCCACTTGCATTGCTCAAGGCTTGAGACTGAACCCCACCTGCAGTGGCATTGGCAGCTCCTCTGTTGGTAGAGCCTCTGTCTTCATCCCATGATGAGCTGCTTTCCGCTGGTGCCACAGTTCCACTTACATTGCTGAAGGCTTGAGACCGAAGCCCATCTCCAGTGGTAGTGACATTGGCATTGGCATTAGCAGCTCTGCAGGTGGTAGAGCCCCAGTTTTCATCCCATGCTGGGCCGCTTTTTGCTAGAGCCACAGTTCCACTTGTATAGCTCAAGGCTTGAGATTGAAGCCCATCTGCGGCGGTAGTGGTAGTGGCATTGGAAGTTCTGCTGGAGGTAGAGCcccactcttcatcccattctgGGTTGCTTTTTGCAGGAGCCACAGCTCCACTTGCGTTGCTCAAGGCTTGAGACTGAATCCCATTTGCAGTGGTAGTGGCAGCTCCACTGTTGGCAGAGCCCCACTCTTCGTCCCATGCTGGGCTGCTTTTTGCCAGAGCCACGGCTCCACTTGTGTTGCTCAAGGCTTGAGACTGAATCCCATCTGCAGTGGTAGTGGCAGTGGCATTGGCAGCTCCTCTGTGGGCAGAGCCCCAGGCTTCATCCCACGCTGGGCTGCTTTTTGCCGGAGCCACAGTTCCACTTGCATTGCTCAACACTTGAGACTGAAGCCCATTGGCAGTGACAGCATGTTTTACATCTGGAGTTCCAGAATCAGTTGAAATAACACCCCGCTTTTCTTCTATCTTTCTGagttaaaacaaaattataaatcaCATCTTCATAAGAGACGGGTAAACCAATAACAGGGGAGCGAGAAGAACTAAAACGAAAACCACTTTTTGAGGATAAATAGGTTCCTAGGGaattcaacaagcacaacaataACCAACCACCTGAGAACATCTTTGACAAAGAGCATATATTTGGTAAACTGCTGAACATTCAACTGTTGGGCAGTGAGAAGAGGTGTGAGTAAAGGGAGGACATGCTCTGCGGTGAACTCAACTCCATACTGACGAAGATGAACGGCAAAGACAAAAAATGAGCTGCAAGTCGCTAGGAATTTCCAAacaaattagagaaaaaaaaaagaatccatCATTACCTTCTTGAGAACTGAGTTTGAAACCCCTAGGGTGCACAAAAGAGTAGGGGCAGAACGATCAACAGCTGTACATTGTTGAATAGTTTGCAAGACATCCTGGACAGAACCTTTATCAAGTGTGTGAACTAAATCTCCCAAGCATAGCAAAGCATTGACTCTAACCTGCTCAAATAAAGCAGTTAAGAGGCTAGAATAAGTAACTGAACTTAATAAAAATGGAGTAGCTATGTTCATTAAAAGGCAACTTAATATagtattaatttcttttttttaaaaaggccCCCAGTTCCACAAACTTTGAGAAACAGATGGGTCTGTTACTTCACTCATTTACACAAATAGCAAGTCTTTGATGGATTGTATGAAATAGCAGTGTTTGGTCATATCATTACATATAATAAATCATgagtatatattaaatattaagttaataaCAAAGAAAAGAAGCATGCATACCACGGCAACTGTTGTTTTAAGAGCTAAGCCATGAATACGAGGCAGAATGGCTTGTTTCACAAGCTGAAGGGAATAAAAGtacaatttgaaaaataaagttAGAAGCTTAACATAAGCAATATCATCAGgaatttaaaatgcaaaaaaaaagaaaagaagataaaataaaaactagAAGATACAGATGAAAAATGCAAGCTGTTTGATACCATAGTGTCGAATCTATAATTAACATTATTATTCAAGGAAACTGCCAACCAAGGATCAAATCCATACTTCacatttgattcattttcaaATCCATACATCCTATTAGAAAATGTAAAATCGTCTGGAAATCAAAGATACAAATGACTTTTACCCCTTTTTTAACCCAATAACCAATAATATCAAGCAATAACATCTGATACAGAAAGAATTCAGCAACATCTCTGATTTTTTTCTAACAGGTAGAATCTATTTAAGATAAGTATTATTACACACAACAAAATACAGAGAAAAATGGCGAAAAAAACTTCCTCTTGTATACGAGAATCACCTGCAGATCAAGTTGCTTGGCAAGGAATGCAGATTTTCTCAAAACTTCCTCTTGTATACGAGAATCACTGTCATCATAAGCTCGAACAAACATGGGAAGTAAATGGGATTCTAGGTGCTCCGAACTTGTCTACAGTTATCGGAACAACTATAATCAAATGATGTAAACAAGCCTCTAAAAAAATAGGTAACAAAACATTGCCATTTCATATAGTTGTCTTTTTCAGCATTCATATGTAACACATCAGCCCAATGAGATTGAAAAGCATATCTGAAATAACTTACAACAGCAAGcttcttttacatgattttctcaACATTTGAACAGATTTTATTGACCCACTAgctaataaaagtaaaaagatggCAAACCATAGAACTCTACGCATATTACATGAGCTGGTATGCCCTTTAGCTAAAGATTATGATAGATTTGGAAATTATTCTGTAATGTTTCAAGAAATTTTGTACGATGATATTATCAGGAGTAGTGTATCATACTGTTAAGTATTTATTAGTAATTAAACCAATAGAGACAAGAAGACTTCGTAATGCTAGTAAAGCTTAAACAAAGTACACAAAACAAGAAGaaatctttttcctttttgagGGGGCTGGATGAGGAAGGATGGAAAGATATTTGATCTATTGAactactatattttattttattaatttgaatatataagcTTAGTTGTAATTTTGAAGTACAATAGTTGTATTTGGAATTTATTTTAGGGTATTGGATCTTGGTTTCAGTTTTCCTTATCCTATTATGTTTTGTATTAAGTTTTTTAGTTTTATATCTAGTAGTTCCAATTAAAGTTAAGCTTCTCTTTCTTCTAGGTTAAGGATGCTTGAAGTCTATATAAATCAATGTACTCTTTGAATTGtgatacaaaattatattataagaaaaCTTCAAGCAATATTAAGCATGTTAAGCATAAAACCTAGAACCATTTGACATATGCGGAGGGGCTCAACTTTAATATAAGACCACACGAAACCTAAAAAAGATAGGATAACACCATTTAAGAGTCTGCTACAATGAACCTTATGTGTGACTCagcaatcttttttctttttgggttcaattttctttgttttcttatgaaTATTTCAGTGAGAGCATTCTCTCAGCGAGCACCTACTTTGGTTACCTTTAGTTACCTTGTTGATAATAAGCTCTGCATTCTTCAACAGCAACAACATGGCCTCTCCTGCAGCATTGCTCAGAACAGGCATAAGAACTGGTGAAGTAACTAACTTGAAATCATTTTTATCCTGCAATACGTTTGAAGCCATCAGCTCATTGCTCAAACAAGATAGAAAAGTTTGAACATATTtgtaggaatattctgtaaatattttaggaatattttgtagatattttctttattaaaatcccttattttaagggatcatatctcctatttagtatctttcctaacttagagtttaggccatcctagtttccaataccttgcaaaattgtttcctgctctattcattaataaaaggcctaattctttttcttgcaaagtttgctctcttgccaaacatactaaatcatcttattttccttctacatacaagccttcttacccttttgctttgatccatagtgatatttggggcccttctcgggtgaagaatgctgataattgtaagtggtttatcacttttattgatgatcacagtaggataacttggacttatttgctaaaagataaatctgaaactgctagtgtttttgtgcaattttataacatggttctcactcaatttgggtctaaaatccagctctttaaatctgataatggcagtgaattttttgctaggtctttaggtgatttttttaaggaaaagggcatagttcagattagttcttgtgttggaaccccacagcaaaacggcgttgccgAAAGAAAAAATAGGCACCTTCTTGAAGTTACTCGTTCTCTTCTATTTACCACTAATGTTCCTAAATATTTGTGGGGGGAAGCCTTATTAATTGCCACATATTTAATCAACCGGATGCCTAgtaaggttttaaaatttcaaacgcctcaatctatatttttgcagcactttcctcattttaagcctatctcttccattctgccacttaaaatttttggctgcactgtttttattcaaaatattgctcctaataagtccaagttagatcctaagtctttaaaatgtgtattggttgggtATTCTTCACTTAAGAAGGGTTATAAATGCTATCATCCTCCTTCTAAACGATTTTTCACCACTATGGATATAACATTTTATGAGCAGGATTCCTATTTCACTCAGGCTGAAATTCAGGGGGAAACATGGAGTGATTTTCAGCCACAACAGGTATCTCCTTCTAATCTTCATTCTCAACCTTCAGAATTGCCATCTTGTTCGCCATTACCTGCAGATCTGTCACCTGTGAATGCTCCCATTGATTCTCCTGTAGTACCTATGACTAATTCACCTACACCCACTTTAAACACTCTTCCTGAAAATACACCTACTCCAATTGACAGTCTTCAAAAAACACCATCACCCAAACAGCTTCATGTCTACACAAGAAAAAGAAGACATATCCCTGAGACTGTTTTGCAATCTGATTCTTGCCGAGAATTGGATTTGGGTCCAGCTGCCAAAATGGAAGAAGAAATCAGTAAGTCCACTACTCTAGATGACTTTCCTATTGCTATTAGAAAAGGGGTTAGACAGTGCACCAAGCATCCTATTGAAAAATTTACTGGTTATAATTCATTGATGCCGTCTTTTCAAGCATTTACAGCAACTTTGGATAAAGAACAGGTTCCCACAAGCATAGCTGAAGCTCTAAAGGATCCAAAATGGAGAAGGGCTGTTGAAGAGGAAATTTGTGCACTAGAGAAAAATGCTACTTGGACCATTACAGACCTTCCTCAAGGAAAAAAGGTTGTCGGCTGTAAATGGATCTTTGCTGTAAAGTATAACTCCAATGGCAGTATccaacgatacaaagctagactagtggccagaggtttcacgcaaacatatgggatagacttcacagaaacttttgcacctgtggcaaagcttaacactattcgagtactccTAAGTTTGGCTGTAAATTGCAATTGGAAAttacaccaacttgatgtaaaaaaCGCATTTCTTAATGGCAAGCTTGAGGAAGAAGTCTATATGCAATTGCCACCTGGCTCAAAGTCTATTGAAGGTAGCAACAAGGTTTGCAAGCTCAACAAGTCTCTATACGGGTTAAAACAATCACCCAGAGCTTGGTTCGAGAGGTTCACTAAAGTCATTCTTCAAAATGGCTACAAGCAGTCCCTTGCCGATCATACGCTTTTCATCAAGGTAACTTCTACAAATAAGAAAGCTATCCTAattgtgtatgtggatgacatcattcttactggagatgatgaggaagagattagcaatttgaagaagttgttaaacagggaattcgaaaccaaggacttgggaaagctaaggtatttcctaggaatggaggtggcaagatcaaaagaaggacttgtgatcaaccagagaaagtatgtacttgatttactcaAAGAAACTGGTTTTCTTGGCTGTAAGCCGGCTGATACACCAATGGAGGCAAACTTGAGATTCAATAAAGAAGATGAGTCCTTAGTAGACAGAGAGAAATTTCAAAGGTTAGTTGGGAAACTAATCTACTTATCCTTGATAAGGCCAGATATAGCTTTTcccgtaaatgtgataagtcaacacatgactaatcctactgaagagcatatggcagcagcaaatagaatcctcaagtacttgaagaaaactccaggacacggtttaatgtttaagaagacacaagacagaactgttaagatttttacagactctagttgggctggagatctcactgaaagaagatccactagtgggtactgcacttttgtttggggtaaccttacaacttggagaagtaagaaacaatctgttgtttcaagaagtagtgctgaagctgaatttagagcactagctttggggatatgcgaaggaatttggctacttaaattactaaaagaaCTTGGCACAAATCAAAGGATCACTTTGAAGTTTTGTATGATAATCAATCTGCCATTCAGATTGCCAAGAACCCAGTTCAACATGACCGAACAAAGCATGTTGAAATTGATAGGCATTTTATTGCTGATCAAGTCAACAAAAAGACAGCCACTCTTTCTTACATTCCTTCAGAAGGACAGATTGCAGACATTCTTACCAAGGCTTTGCCAAAACCTGTGTTCAATAAATTCCTATTCAAGCTGGGATTATATAATGTATAttctccagcttgagggggagtgtaggaatattctgtaaatattttaggaatattttgtagatattttctttattaaaatcccttattttaagggatcatatctcctatttagtatctttcctaacttagagtttcctaaagtagtgtcataggttgtatataaaaactctgatttatgttctatttagtataaaaaatactctgatttctacaaTATTAACGGGGATTTATCACACTATTCACAATTTGTTAAAAGAGAACAAGAGATGAATTGAGACAATAACTTTAtcaacatgccaaaacaatcctCAAGCAGTTTATTTTAGAATTGCAATTGTAAATAAACAAAATTGCATGCTCTTTGTAACGCCCCCTAACCCTATACTgtcatcggaacagggttacgagacattaccagtcagtacagtccaatttcggtcattaattaaaataaatatttacacacatcctagttttaagatgtcgtccctttaatgggccctcgcggtccaatatgaacagtaaattcaaatcgggactaatttagaatcactgcgaatttttagtaaatttcaaaattcatactacataccgttgccaaccataatttactcatttcatgagtacatctacaacctaaatgactctcataaaacatcctaggtacatgccattaccaataattaacacactttaccttaatgaattcgggatcgaactgggatgctgattcaacgttctatctttactaaacctgcgcacggaaacaaaccgtacgctgagtatggtatactcagtggtatttccataatccgaacacttaataatataacaattaaacttaaaatcacaataacaattataagtattcatttatttgttttatagataaattttcaattacttaccatataaattctatacaagtcatataacaaacacaataacatatttgttcaattcttttcatttacttaccgtataaattctatacaatatattcacaattcacttgttttcacactttatttcttaacaatataccattttaattcattctaacatcaatcatcatccatttgaacttcactcatttcatgaaccttttggttcacgttttcaatctcatatctcaatttcaattctcaattcaatttctcatttcattccaatagctcaatcaatcaaattcactcgacttatcttttcacttatttacccctattaacaagactcggaccttggcggatacacggatccaaccaaacacaccaatatggcacccagtgcctcatcggatagttcgaagcaatatttgacacctagtgtctcatcggcctagccgaagtaaagttggtacccagtacctcatcgaatctatccgaagaaatatagtgacacccagtgtctcatcgactcgaggtcgaagaatccctgaacacttccaatcctatggcatgccaactatatccgactcagcctgatactgttaatagggtattcaattcactttcaattttttttcaatcaatacacattttaattaatcacataaattcataattcaatacaattcaattcacttttcaataacaaatatccaaatatcacaaatctcatatttaaaattttcaaacaatttatatttcaattcaattcaaataatcaatatatattcaatattcaatatatatatctatatatatacgccaattcaatcaatataaattcaataatttcatcacatactatatcaatccatttcatttgcaaaacacaataattcttacttcaaaacacttaacatacatattaagaaataaattcaacaattaagtattaggttcggattatagaaatacaaaccgtaattttcgagctaactcccgttgactttgtcttgtcctttcttagccgagatttctgaTACCACATTGattacgaaattaatacaattcataatcattaatacattactaattcatatcttgagttatagaattctaaattaagatccgctaatttttcctgaaactagactcacaaatcttcttacaataaaattttcagaatttttggtttagccattaagtacagtttattctttaaattcacccctattctgctgtctgacagtttcgtcccttcttcactaaaaattaattatctcacagtacagaactcggataacatTCTCGTtgatttctaatgaaaatagactcattagggattctaaacatataactttaagcctctaattatttttattaaatttttggtgattttccaaagtcggaacagggaaacccgaattcattctgaccttgtctcacaaaattcattatatctcataatttacaattcaattgcttatattgtttcttctataagaaactagacttaata contains:
- the LOC107907761 gene encoding protein kinase domain-containing protein ppk32 isoform X3; its protein translation is MEMGLVEVKHGLRQVAECLNFLHNNACIVHRAISPENVLITSSGAWKFGGFGFATSTDKASGDCANVQAFHYGEYDTEDSVMPLQPSLNYTAPELVRSKASSAGCSSDIFSFGCLAYHLIARKPLFACHNNVKTYMNTLTYLPNEAFSSIPQEVIHDLQRMLSANESVRPSALDFTGSPFFRDDTRLRALRFLDHLLEKDSMQKSEFLKALSDMWKDFDSRVLRYKVLPPLCAELRNLVMQPLILPIVLMVAESQDKNDFKLVTSPVLMPVLSNAAGEAMLLLLKNAELIINKTSSEHLESHLLPMFVRAYDDSDSRIQEEVLRKSAFLAKQLDLQLVKQAILPRIHGLALKTTVAVVRVNALLCLGDLVHTLDKGSVQDVLQTIQQCTAVDRSAPTLLCTLGVSNSVLKKYGVEFTAEHVLPLLTPLLTAQQLNVQQFTKYMLFVKDVLRKIEEKRGVISTDSGTPDVKHAVTANGLQSQVLSNASGTVAPAKSSPAWDEAWGSAHRGAANATATTTADGIQSQALSNTSGAVALAKSSPAWDEEWGSANSGAATTTANGIQSQALSNASGAVAPAKSNPEWDEEWGSTSSRTSNATTTTAADGLQSQALSYTSGTVALAKSGPAWDENWGSTTCRAANANANVTTTGDGLRSQAFSNVSGTVAPAESSSSWDEDRGSTNRGAANATAGGVQSQALSNASGTAAPSKSCSPWGEDGDSTNQGAATATATAHQPSKANLSIHSTLGYKSSEPTPWQSHSPIMSTISSQQMHASCPAVGTEWPPASSSNGTSSPSNFDDLDPFANWPPRPSALNSSGTLNNGTTMGQATNKSGSSSITSIPNDMNYHIDNSNWSFTNNQNSGQISHPNHRNPTINATIPDNGNLQSSMGFLKQNQGISVPVRLYNNQKPADLGSTFGSSKSAPRLAPPPSTAVGRGANSASRATHATPTSQQPSLLDLFR
- the LOC107907761 gene encoding SCY1-like protein 2 isoform X1: MSINMKTLTQAFAKTAAVIEKTVHTTVQSAVQEVTGPKALQDYELLHQIGSAGPGLAWKLYSAKAREGTHRHQYPTVCVWVLDKKAMSKARACAGLSKAVEDSFFNLIRADAVRLVRLRHPGVVHVVQALDENKNAMAMVTEPLFASVDNALGNVDNVAKVPKELKEIEMGLVEVKHGLRQVAECLNFLHNNACIVHRAISPENVLITSSGAWKFGGFGFATSTDKASGDCANVQAFHYGEYDTEDSVMPLQPSLNYTAPELVRSKASSAGCSSDIFSFGCLAYHLIARKPLFACHNNVKTYMNTLTYLPNEAFSSIPQEVIHDLQRMLSANESVRPSALDFTGSPFFRDDTRLRALRFLDHLLEKDSMQKSEFLKALSDMWKDFDSRVLRYKVLPPLCAELRNLVMQPLILPIVLMVAESQDKNDFKLVTSPVLMPVLSNAAGEAMLLLLKNAELIINKTSSEHLESHLLPMFVRAYDDSDSRIQEEVLRKSAFLAKQLDLQLVKQAILPRIHGLALKTTVAVVRVNALLCLGDLVHTLDKGSVQDVLQTIQQCTAVDRSAPTLLCTLGVSNSVLKKYGVEFTAEHVLPLLTPLLTAQQLNVQQFTKYMLFVKDVLRKIEEKRGVISTDSGTPDVKHAVTANGLQSQVLSNASGTVAPAKSSPAWDEAWGSAHRGAANATATTTADGIQSQALSNTSGAVALAKSSPAWDEEWGSANSGAATTTANGIQSQALSNASGAVAPAKSNPEWDEEWGSTSSRTSNATTTTAADGLQSQALSYTSGTVALAKSGPAWDENWGSTTCRAANANANVTTTGDGLRSQAFSNVSGTVAPAESSSSWDEDRGSTNRGAANATAGGVQSQALSNASGTAAPSKSCSPWGEDGDSTNQGAATATATAHQPSKANLSIHSTLGYKSSEPTPWQSHSPIMSTISSQQMHASCPAVGTEWPPASSSNGTSSPSNFDDLDPFANWPPRPSALNSSGTLNNGTTMGQATNKSGSSSITSIPNDMNYHIDNSNWSFTNNQNSGQISHPNHRNPTINATIPDNGNLQSSMGFLKQNQGISVPVRLYNNQKPADLGSTFGSSKSAPRLAPPPSTAVGRGANSASRATHATPTSQQPSLLDLFR
- the LOC107907761 gene encoding protein kinase domain-containing protein ppk32 isoform X4, giving the protein MGLVEVKHGLRQVAECLNFLHNNACIVHRAISPENVLITSSGAWKFGGFGFATSTDKASGDCANVQAFHYGEYDTEDSVMPLQPSLNYTAPELVRSKASSAGCSSDIFSFGCLAYHLIARKPLFACHNNVKTYMNTLTYLPNEAFSSIPQEVIHDLQRMLSANESVRPSALDFTGSPFFRDDTRLRALRFLDHLLEKDSMQKSEFLKALSDMWKDFDSRVLRYKVLPPLCAELRNLVMQPLILPIVLMVAESQDKNDFKLVTSPVLMPVLSNAAGEAMLLLLKNAELIINKTSSEHLESHLLPMFVRAYDDSDSRIQEEVLRKSAFLAKQLDLQLVKQAILPRIHGLALKTTVAVVRVNALLCLGDLVHTLDKGSVQDVLQTIQQCTAVDRSAPTLLCTLGVSNSVLKKYGVEFTAEHVLPLLTPLLTAQQLNVQQFTKYMLFVKDVLRKIEEKRGVISTDSGTPDVKHAVTANGLQSQVLSNASGTVAPAKSSPAWDEAWGSAHRGAANATATTTADGIQSQALSNTSGAVALAKSSPAWDEEWGSANSGAATTTANGIQSQALSNASGAVAPAKSNPEWDEEWGSTSSRTSNATTTTAADGLQSQALSYTSGTVALAKSGPAWDENWGSTTCRAANANANVTTTGDGLRSQAFSNVSGTVAPAESSSSWDEDRGSTNRGAANATAGGVQSQALSNASGTAAPSKSCSPWGEDGDSTNQGAATATATAHQPSKANLSIHSTLGYKSSEPTPWQSHSPIMSTISSQQMHASCPAVGTEWPPASSSNGTSSPSNFDDLDPFANWPPRPSALNSSGTLNNGTTMGQATNKSGSSSITSIPNDMNYHIDNSNWSFTNNQNSGQISHPNHRNPTINATIPDNGNLQSSMGFLKQNQGISVPVRLYNNQKPADLGSTFGSSKSAPRLAPPPSTAVGRGANSASRATHATPTSQQPSLLDLFR
- the LOC107907761 gene encoding protein kinase domain-containing protein ppk32 isoform X2, with product MVGIVVFHVIALKGSRRKTVPVGGDTNCTSHGRGVGIEMGLVEVKHGLRQVAECLNFLHNNACIVHRAISPENVLITSSGAWKFGGFGFATSTDKASGDCANVQAFHYGEYDTEDSVMPLQPSLNYTAPELVRSKASSAGCSSDIFSFGCLAYHLIARKPLFACHNNVKTYMNTLTYLPNEAFSSIPQEVIHDLQRMLSANESVRPSALDFTGSPFFRDDTRLRALRFLDHLLEKDSMQKSEFLKALSDMWKDFDSRVLRYKVLPPLCAELRNLVMQPLILPIVLMVAESQDKNDFKLVTSPVLMPVLSNAAGEAMLLLLKNAELIINKTSSEHLESHLLPMFVRAYDDSDSRIQEEVLRKSAFLAKQLDLQLVKQAILPRIHGLALKTTVAVVRVNALLCLGDLVHTLDKGSVQDVLQTIQQCTAVDRSAPTLLCTLGVSNSVLKKYGVEFTAEHVLPLLTPLLTAQQLNVQQFTKYMLFVKDVLRKIEEKRGVISTDSGTPDVKHAVTANGLQSQVLSNASGTVAPAKSSPAWDEAWGSAHRGAANATATTTADGIQSQALSNTSGAVALAKSSPAWDEEWGSANSGAATTTANGIQSQALSNASGAVAPAKSNPEWDEEWGSTSSRTSNATTTTAADGLQSQALSYTSGTVALAKSGPAWDENWGSTTCRAANANANVTTTGDGLRSQAFSNVSGTVAPAESSSSWDEDRGSTNRGAANATAGGVQSQALSNASGTAAPSKSCSPWGEDGDSTNQGAATATATAHQPSKANLSIHSTLGYKSSEPTPWQSHSPIMSTISSQQMHASCPAVGTEWPPASSSNGTSSPSNFDDLDPFANWPPRPSALNSSGTLNNGTTMGQATNKSGSSSITSIPNDMNYHIDNSNWSFTNNQNSGQISHPNHRNPTINATIPDNGNLQSSMGFLKQNQGISVPVRLYNNQKPADLGSTFGSSKSAPRLAPPPSTAVGRGANSASRATHATPTSQQPSLLDLFR